A genome region from Cucurbita pepo subsp. pepo cultivar mu-cu-16 chromosome LG02, ASM280686v2, whole genome shotgun sequence includes the following:
- the LOC111788705 gene encoding uncharacterized protein LOC111788705, translating into MAGHEARSVFDWENFRSLNSYQSSSSSQQPKIQLKEWSMVGIRDSLPKDDFSVFPPSNHENLWLPSIEGNERGSPVSFQSNSPSSSFRSSQSSSSFSSFSLSDDETSHPQSPSPSDCQIRKSMAASRWMAFGVQILRSRIAAMTSTIWPNAARRTAVWLFSPAGRIGLLLTLWWLYKRLRQRRLRHSTEQLKMMIKEKDKKISQLLQQVAQLNRSMLLAQQKVLPSN; encoded by the exons ATGGCAGGCCATGAAGCCAGATCGGTTTTCGACTGGGAAAACTTCCGTTCGTTGAATTCCTATCAgtcgtcttcttcatctcaGCAGCCCAAAATCCAACTGAAAGAATGGTCAATGGTGGGGATTAGGGATTCTCTTCCCAAAGACGATTTCTCCGTCTTCCCACCTTCAAATCACGAGAATCTATGGCTACCATCGATTGAAGGAAACGAACGAGGAAGCCCAGTTTCATTTCAGTCCAATTCGCCATCGTCATCGTTCAGGTCGTCCCAATCATCTTCCTCCTTCTCATCTTTCTCACTTTCTGATGATGAGACTTCACATCCACAGTCACCGAGCCCATCTGATTGTCAAATTCGGAAGTCCATGGCGGCTTCTAGATGGATGGCATTTGGGGTTCAGATTCTACGCTCCCGGATTGCTGCAATGACTTCCACAATTTGGCCCAATGCTGCGCGTAGAACGGCTGTTTGGTTGTTTTCCCCTGCTGGAAGGATTGGGTTATTGCTAACCCTCTGGTGGCTTTACAAGAGACTTCGTCAGCGCCGTTTGCGTCATAGTACAGAACAATTAAAGATGATGATCAAGGAGAAAGACAAG AAAATCAGCCAACTACTGCAACAAGTTGCACAATTGAATAGATCAATGTTATTAGCCCAACAGAAAGTACTGCcatcaaattag